In a single window of the Apteryx mantelli isolate bAptMan1 chromosome 11, bAptMan1.hap1, whole genome shotgun sequence genome:
- the LOC136992992 gene encoding olfactory receptor 14J1-like, translating into MSNSSSLNEFLLLAFADTRELQLLHFSLFLGIYLAALLGNGLIITAVACDHRLHTPMYFFLLNLSLLDLGTISLTVPKSMVNSLWDTRAISYLGCAAQVFFFFFLFSAEFYLLTVMAYDRYVAICRPLHYGTIMGSRACVKMAAAAWASGFLNAVLHTANTFTIPLCQGNVVDQLFGEIPQILKLSCSDAYLREVGLSAVSLFLGFVCFVFIVLSYVQIFTVVLRMPSEQGRHKAFSMCLPHLAVVSLFISTVMFAYLKPPSLSSPALDLLLSVLYSLVPPTLNPLLYSMRNKELKDALKKLVQWVHCQHQ; encoded by the coding sequence atgtccaacagcagctccctcaacgagttcctcctcctggcatttgcagacacacgggagctgcagctcttgcacttctcgctcttcctgggcatctacctggctgccctcctgggcaacggcctcatcatcacagccgtagcctgcgaccaccgcctccacacccccatgtacttcttcctcctcaacctctccctcctcgaccttggcaccatctccctcACTGTCCcgaaatccatggtcaattccctgtgggacaccagggccatttcctacttgggatgtgctgcccaggtctttttcttctttttcttattttccgcAGAGTTTTATCtgctcacagtcatggcctatgaccgctacgttgccatctgcagacccctgcactatgggaccatcatgggcagcagagcttgtgtcaaaatggcagcagctgcctgggccagtggttttctcaatgctgtcctgcacactgctaacacatttacaataccactctgccaaggtaatgtCGTGGACCAGCTCTTcggtgaaatcccccagatcctcaagctctcctgctcagacgcctacctcagggaagttgggcttagtgcggttagtctttttttaggctttgtgtgttttgttttcattgtgctgtcctatgtgcagatcttcacagtcgtgctgaggatgccctctgagcagggacgacacaaagccttttccatgtgcctcccacacctggccgtggtctccctgttcatcagcactgtcatgtttgcctacctgaagcccccctccctctcctctccagctctggatctgtTGCTGTCTGTTCTGTACTCGTTGGTGCCTCCAACGCTGAACCCACTCctctacagtatgaggaacaaggagctcaaagatgcgctgaagaaactcgttcaatgggtacattgtcagcatcaataa